In Methylacidiphilum infernorum V4, a single window of DNA contains:
- the atpA gene encoding F0F1 ATP synthase subunit alpha, producing MDISLLQEIEEKLSELKLEIGKSNVGVVREIGDGVVKIEGLSDVGMNEVIEFPQRLDEFGQPIRALCLNLEETEVGGVVLGNYLAIREGDEVRTTGKLLRVPVGKELLGRVINPLGQALDGKGPLLTQKTYPVEKIAPGIVKRRSVNQPVQTGIVAIDAMIPIGRGQRELIIGDRSTGKTTIAIDTIINQAQLNRAHEKDKAYRPLYSIYVAVGQKNANISRVIDTLEKYGALAYTVVVVAAASDPVTLQYLAPFAGTAIGEWFMDNGMDALIVYDDLSKHAAAYRQISLVLKRPSGREAYPGDIFYLHSRLLERSARLNEKSGGGSLTALPIIETQAGDVSAYIPTNVISITDGQIYLETDLFYQGIRPAINVGLSVSRVGSSAQIKAVKQVAGKTKLELAQFRELAAFAQFATDLDPATKAKLDRGSRIVEIFKQPQYSPVPVEIQVAVLWAVQNGYFDKIPLEKVKTVQAKLVDHLESREPQVLESIRSKKALDEDLIKSLRQALDNFFQGLVE from the coding sequence CCCAGCGGTTGGATGAATTTGGACAGCCTATACGGGCCCTATGCTTGAATCTCGAAGAAACCGAAGTAGGGGGCGTTGTCCTGGGAAACTATTTAGCCATTCGGGAAGGCGACGAGGTCAGGACAACAGGCAAGCTCCTTCGCGTTCCCGTGGGCAAAGAACTTCTGGGCAGAGTGATCAATCCCTTGGGACAGGCCCTGGATGGAAAAGGTCCCCTATTAACCCAAAAAACCTACCCGGTGGAAAAAATTGCCCCGGGAATCGTCAAACGCAGAAGTGTCAATCAACCCGTGCAAACAGGGATAGTGGCCATAGATGCCATGATTCCTATCGGCAGAGGGCAAAGAGAACTGATTATTGGAGACAGGTCCACGGGAAAAACGACAATCGCCATCGATACGATTATTAACCAGGCCCAGCTCAACAGGGCCCATGAAAAGGATAAAGCTTATAGACCTCTCTACTCGATTTACGTGGCCGTAGGACAGAAAAACGCCAACATTTCTCGAGTCATTGATACCCTTGAAAAATACGGAGCCTTGGCTTACACGGTCGTCGTTGTCGCTGCGGCTTCCGATCCCGTCACCTTGCAGTACTTAGCCCCCTTTGCAGGCACGGCCATAGGAGAGTGGTTCATGGACAACGGCATGGACGCCTTAATCGTTTACGATGATTTATCCAAGCATGCAGCTGCTTACAGGCAAATTTCCCTCGTGTTAAAAAGACCTTCGGGAAGAGAGGCTTACCCTGGAGACATTTTCTATCTCCATTCAAGACTCCTTGAAAGATCGGCTAGACTAAATGAAAAAAGCGGGGGAGGAAGCTTGACGGCTCTGCCGATTATAGAGACCCAGGCCGGAGACGTTTCTGCCTATATCCCCACCAACGTCATCTCTATCACCGATGGACAGATCTATCTAGAAACCGATCTTTTTTACCAAGGGATAAGACCGGCTATTAATGTCGGCTTATCGGTCTCCCGGGTTGGCTCCTCGGCACAGATCAAAGCGGTTAAACAGGTCGCCGGCAAAACCAAGCTGGAACTAGCCCAGTTCAGGGAACTTGCTGCATTTGCCCAGTTTGCCACAGATCTCGATCCTGCTACAAAAGCCAAGCTTGATCGCGGAAGTCGTATCGTTGAAATCTTTAAACAACCCCAGTATTCCCCGGTCCCCGTAGAAATTCAAGTAGCCGTGCTCTGGGCAGTACAAAATGGTTATTTTGATAAAATACCCTTGGAAAAGGTAAAAACCGTTCAAGCGAAACTCGTCGATCACCTGGAAAGCAGAGAGCCGCAAGTTCTTGAATCTATTCGGTCTAAGAAGGCTTTGGATGAGGATTTAATTAAATCCCTGCGTCAAGCTCTAGATAACTTTTTCCAAGGTCTCGTGGAATAA